A segment of the Trifolium pratense cultivar HEN17-A07 linkage group LG7, ARS_RC_1.1, whole genome shotgun sequence genome:
tgagaaaggtgtagatgtagaccaaagcttgtatagaagcatgataggaagccTACTATACCTCACAGCAAGCAGgcctgacatcacctttgctgttggtgtatgtgctaggtaccaagctgagccaaagatgagccatcttacacaagtaaaaagaatcttgaagtatgtcaatgcaacttctgattatggaataatgtattcccacaccaacaatgctaggttgatgggatattgtgatgcagattgggctggatgtgctgatgacagaaaaagcacctctggtGGATGTTTTTACCTAGGATAAAATCTTATCTCAtggtttagcaagaaacaaaactgtgtttctctatccactgcagaggctgagtacattgcagctgggagtagttgctctcaattattgtggatgaagcagatgcttaaggaatacaatgttgaacaggatgctctaacattgtactgtgacaatttaagcgccataaatatttcaaaaaatcctattcagcacAGTAGAACAAAGCATATTGACATTCGTCATCACTTCATCAGGGATTTGGTGGAAGAGAATATTGTGAAATTGGAGCATGTTGCAACTGAAGAACAGGTAGCTGATATTTTCACCAAAGCTTTAGATGCAAATCAGTTTGAAAGgcttaggggcaaattgggGATTTGCCTATATGAGGAATTATAGCAGTTAAGGCATTATGTGCGCGAAACCGTTTTTTTCTCCAAATTTCAACTATTGGCGCACGTAAATCTAGGAAAGACAAAAATAACTTTCCATAACTTCTCAATTACACGCTATCATCTCTCATATCATCATTATTCTTTTCCAAAACCTTCAACTTCCTCTGAACCCTTTGCTGCGATCTGCAAACACAAACCATCatctcaaatcatcaaaaacttcaaaaacttcaacaatttCCTTGTGAAAATGTCTCAATCTTCCGGTTCCGCtcagatcaaaaacaaaattgctgaTACTGTGAAAACAAGATCAAAGTCTAAGAAGGAAGGAACAACTGTTGTGGTAGATGCGATGCCTCTATCAAGTATTCCTGCAACTActtctaagaagaagaaatctgcaAAATCCACTAAGAAAGTAAGTGAATCGTCTCCCTCAATCTCTATTAAGTCTGATTCTGTTAggtctaagaagaagaaaccccAATCTCCCATAAAAAGGGGTTTGAGCATGTCTGATCCATACTTGAATAAGGATCTTTCTGAAACTGCGAATGTGGAATCGCATGATGTTGCCTCCGGCAAAAATGCGAATGTTGAATCGTCCGTTAAGTCTGTGTCTGAAAAGGTGAATCAAGAAAACCCTTTTGTAGAGGAAAACCCTAGTTCTGTTGAAACCCTaggaaaaacccaaaatattgCTGAGAATGTTGGTGTGAGCAATAATCCTAGTGTTCCTGAGAATATGACAGTTCCCACGAATGTCATAACTGATGTTACtgaaaaatttcaagaaaaggCTGTTGTAACCGATGCTCCAACCGGTGTTGAACCATCCTCTATACCAACTGATGCTGAGAAGGATGTTGAAGCATCCAAAGGAGGATCTAGCCCACATGCTAACACTGCCACTGGGTCGTTTGGCAATGGATCTAATACTGAAGCTTCCACTGAAGAGGAAGTAAACAAAGAAAGTACCCCTGAAGAGGTGGCTGATTCTGAGCCAGAGAATGAAGCTGGTGAGGACTCTGAGAAAACCACAAATGAAGAACAGGATATAGTGGATGTTGATGAAGTCCCCTCTGAAGAAGATCTGCAACCTCCACCTACTCAGAAAGGAATTGGGAGAAGACTGAGAAGCAGGACCACTACACCTGCACCTGCTGTTACCACTACCCCTGCTGTCACCAAGAAAGCAAAGGACAATACTCTGAAGCCTGTCAAGTATGGTCCTAAGAAAGGATGGAGCAAGCCTATACCTCCTCCTGAAAAGAATAAGGGTGTGCTGAAAAGGAAGAGTGCACCATCAAGTGACTCTGAATTTGAAGCGGAAAAGGATGACTCAAGCATCAAGCCTCCTGCTAAGAAGGCCATGTCTGCTAAGAAGGCCATGACTCAATCTGTTTCTCCTGACATTGAAGACTTTCCCTGtgacaatgtttcatttcatcttccatcttatgctcaacgatggggaatcatttgcaaaagaagattggctctGGAAAGGGAACTAGGCAAAGATATTCTGGAATGTGAAGAGATTGTGAGTTTGATCAATGATGCTGGATTGATCAAAACTGTGTGGGGCTTAGGCTCCTGCTATGAAAAGCTGGTTAGGGAGTTTGTTGTCAACATCCCTATAGGTTGTGACAATCCATTGGACAAAGAATTTCAGAAGGTATATGTTCGAGGAAAATGTGTGACATTTTCTCCAAGTGTGATCAACAAGGTGCTGGGTAATGCTGATGATCCTCACCCTGACATAGATGTATCTGACAATGTGGTCTGCAAAACTATCACAACTGAAAAGGTGAAAACCTGGCCCAAGAAGGCGAAGGTACCTGCTGTCAAGCTAACCCAAAAGTATGCCATCTTGAATCGTATTGCATCTGTCAACTGGGTTCCTACAACACATGCATCTGATATtgcaacaaatctgggtaagctcatttatatgattggtACTGGTACTAAGTTTAATGCTggtctatatattttcaatcaagttgtgCAGCATGCTAAGACCTCAGTAACCAAGCAACCCATTGCATTTCCAACTTTGCTCTGTGACATCATCTTGTCCCAACATCCGAATATAAGGCATGAGGATGAATCTGCTAAGAAAAGGGCAACTCCTCTGGCCATTCATCAGAAGCTGTACAGTAAACAGCATGCGCCAGATATTGTTGGACCATCAAATGCTGCTGCTGACACTCCTATGACAAGGAAGGAGATGATTGCTATGCTGGAAGCAAACTGTAAAGAGCTAGATGAAAAGAAGTTgcagtttgaaaggatgatacATGCTCTCAGGGTTGAAGAGGCTGCAGCTCAAGCAGCTGATGCAGATGATGATGGTTCTAGTGGTGGAGAAGAAGCTGACTCAGATactgaaggagaagaaagtgattcctccccaagtgcttctgtgtaattctgatgttttcttatttggattttatctttttgttttgcatgtctgtgggctgagccctgaatttagcacctagtgtgcatggtttgtaatattttgtctgCACTTTCTGTTCTGCTACTATCTGCACTGCCTTTGGATATTATTTTGTGCAGTtcccattttgtctattttgtggctaaaaagggggagtagttattgTATGCCATAATAGATGCTGAGCTTGATGTGCCATCAGATGCTGGATCAtctgaatactcctatgcatggattaagggggagtaagacGAACTTGGTACTCAATTCTATTTTTGAGGGggagcaatattttttttgcttagcacacaatgtgctactgcatgttgaagcatcatctgttcctgagaatttatttttctcagttttgagggaatttatttttcccagtgtttcttttatgagaaTCTTATACTCTCTATTGGCAAATTCCTGTGAGGCTCTTGTGCTTAtccttccgctgttgcatgcctctgaagtTCTAATGTGATACATGATAAATATGCTATTTTTATTTGAGGGGTTATtaaaacaagcatgttaaattgttctactttacttcatgaTTGTGTGCCTACGTTGAGTTGAAGAAAAGGTAGCCTGTGTATCCCTTTAGGACGGTTGAAATTATCTTaggatgttttagccaaaaattgccaaagggggagattgttggcgttgtatgattggcctcattttgctaaaacatgtgatctttcctgatgtggaactacatgcttccaccatccagtataagcaagatgtttggtacaatgcttcaacattggataccacatccagtagaccgggcctgtgtatgttgagatctcgcgcctaagttctaaatatggaatccacaataaatgatcgtttgtgataaggagcgttgtcacgcataattattaatggatcgcgtgatcaagttttgcttattaatcagatcttcaagttaaggaaacaaaacatcttaatcgaagaatattccttgaaggatCCATTAATCAAGCTATGTCATTGAAGCCTAACTGAAGACCTAGCTGAGCTCGTGAAGGCTTTTTAAAGAAGGTTGAAGCCTTTGTTCAAatcactgaaaccagatttgagtcttacaaagcgtgagtttaggttttagtattgtgtctattgtgttctaagtcttgtgttgattttccactagactaggaactgtgtgtttgtgcattgtaatatctctggagcttctaagcaaggagatagtgtgtgtataccattccaaagcttttaagcacagaagtggtgtgagtgttttatgaagtgtgtcttcacatattaaatctagtattgtacgatcacagtggctgtggtcaagaggaggtgagcggaggttctcatacctaggtgtgtcttaggtaggatatagcacgggtggtgattaggtgagaagtcataaacgggaggtttattgagggcttcaaactaatactatcatagtggattcactcctggattggtatcccccagagtaggcttatgctgaactgggttaacaaattactgtgttaatttactttcagttttgtttagtttattattccttgtgtatgcgctgttggatgttggatcattgattcacgcgTTAAAAGTGTactatagtggtgaagcgttgagtacaacatcttaatactagtgtgccagaatttcaccATTGAACACCACATTATTTCTAAGCTTCCAAATGCACCAAGTAGTGGCTAACCAAATCAAGTGCTGGACACGATTACCTTTCTTTGATTTAACCATGTtcccaaaataaagaaaatgattCCAACCTTCCAAACCTTGCGGCAGATATTGTCCTAACCATCCAAACACCTTTTCCCATACACCTTTAATAACATGACAATGGAAAAAGAGGTGGGAGCAATTTTCACTATCCAGAAAACAGAAAATGCAAGAAAGATATGTGAAGTGGATAAAATACCTCTATGATGCAAAGCTGCCCCACTACTACAATTTTGAGTTATTATAGCGCcaatttaatagcgcttttttaAAAAGCGCTCTTAAAAGGTAAGACGGAGCCCCTATAATAGCACTTTAAGAAGAAACGCTATTAAAGCCTGGAATTTAAGGACGATATAACAACGCTTTTGTTAAAAGCGCTATCATAATTACGAATGCGGAACATTATTATAGCTCTTTAGGAGAAGCGCTATTAAATTTGATAGCCTATAATAGCAGTTTTGACAAAAGCGCTataataaaaagaattaaaaaatagaaattcgCTACTAGTGAGTGTCGAACCTTTGACCTcttggtagtttttttttttttttgttagaaataggaaagaataaaataaaacaaaaataaattaaatacatctTCAGATTTCACGATGGACCTCCATCTTCTTTCCGTTGAACTCCATCTCGTTTCAACCCAGCACCTCAATCTCCATTGAACCCTAAATCCTTAGTTCCTTTGTTTCGACTCAATACCTCCAGAAAGAACCCACCGTTGAACCCTAAATTCTTGCTATGAATACCTCTGTTTCCCTCACGCCCTTCTTTTATCGTATATGTTTTAGGTTGTTACGCGAAAGGCAAAGAATCAACATACCTGGAAAGGCTAGCTTTGGGGAAATTCGTGTTGCTTTGCAGGTGCTCAAAGTAATTTCAATTTCtctatgtaatttaatttttaagattaAACTCTTGtgggatttttttaattaatttttaatggtttttttaGGAATAGGGTTTATCTGTATGCAGGCCAAAATGGTTGAATTAACTTTAAAGTTCCACAAAACAAGATGGTTAGTGTGAATTTTACTAAgtctattttgttttattgttgttgtgtttgtttttgaaGAAGCATTATCTTAGTTAGTGTCAACCTTAATGGGTTGGAATTAATTTTGATCCTTGTTGTGGTGGTTGTTTTTGAAGAAGCATTATCTTAGTGTAAATTTTATTCAGTTGGAATTGAATTTGACCCTTGTTTCCCTTTGATCCTAAGTGCTTTATCTGTTGgaattttagttgtgttttTGTTATATAGTTATTATCTACAAAAATTGTGTGAATCTCTGTAAACCTTGGAAAAAATATGTTTTGAGAGTTTAACGGACAAGAGCAAGCTCGATGGGCAGCCAGAATTGTTTATCTGATTCCACATCATTCTTGACAAGACATAACACTCTAACCATTGTTGACAATGGTATTGGCATGACCAAGGCTGGTTGGATGAGATATTTTCAGCATACaacttaaattttgttttattttaatgtaggatttttaatttaatcattTCTAATGT
Coding sequences within it:
- the LOC123896381 gene encoding uncharacterized protein LOC123896381, whose product is MSQSSGSAQIKNKIADTVKTRSKSKKEGTTVVVDAMPLSSIPATTSKKKKSAKSTKKVSESSPSISIKSDSVRSKKKKPQSPIKRGLSMSDPYLNKDLSETANVESHDVASGKNANVESSVKSVSEKVNQENPFVEENPSSVETLGKTQNIAENVGVSNNPSVPENMTVPTNVITDVTEKFQEKAVVTDAPTGVEPSSIPTDAEKDVEASKGGSSPHANTATGSFGNGSNTEASTEEEVNKESTPEEVADSEPENEAGEDSEKTTNEEQDIVDVDEVPSEEDLQPPPTQKGIGRRLRSRTTTPAPAVTTTPAVTKKAKDNTLKPVKYGPKKGWSKPIPPPEKNKGVLKRKSAPSSDSEFEAEKDDSSIKPPAKKAMSAKKAMTQSVSPDIEDFPCKDILECEEIVSLINDAGLIKTVWGLGSCYEKLVREFVVNIPIGCDNPLDKEFQKVYVRGKCVTFSPSVINKVLGNADDPHPDIDVSDNVVCKTITTEKVKTWPKKAKVPAVKLTQKYAILNRIASVNWVPTTHASDIATNLGKLIYMIGTGTKFNAGLYIFNQVVQHAKTSVTKQPIAFPTLLCDIILSQHPNIRHEDESAKKRATPLAIHQKLYSKQHAPDIVGPSNAAADTPMTRKEMIAMLEANCKELDEKKLQFERMIHALRVEEAAAQAADADDDGSSGGEEADSDTEGEENAGSSEYSYAWIKGE